AGGTCTTATAGGCCATTTCCGTATAAGGACCTGAACGAGTTACTCGGAAACGCCAAAGTAGTGGCGGTGATGGATAGGGGCATTGGGCCGGGGAGTCTGGGAGCACTATACCTAGATGTTGCCTCTGCCCTATACCATGGTAACTCCAGGCCGCTACTGGTAAACTACGTCTACGGACTCGGCGGAAGAGACCTGTCACCAAGTATGGTTATACAAATGATTAACCAGCTAGTAAAGGACCTTGAACGCGGCTACATCCCGGTAGATGAAAGGTTAAGGTTTCTGGGGGTGAGGGAGTGATGGTAGTCAAGACCCTTCCAGAAGTACCCGTTAAGCGGGGGGAACCGCCTTACAAGATCTGGATCTTCGAACCAGGCGAAAGGAAGGAGATCCCGCTAATATTTAACCTCAGGCAGCTGGCAGAGCAGAAACGGCCTGCAATACTCCCAGGGCACAGGCTGTGTGCCGGGTGTACAGCACCACTAGTGGTTAAACTGGCTAGCTTCGCCTTCAGAGGGCCTACGATAGTCGTATCGCCAACGGGGTGCCTGGAAGTTTCAACAACCATATACCCGTATACGAGCTGGGCCGTCCCCTGGATCCACAATGCATTCGAAAACGCTGCTGCAACAGCGAGCGGTATCGAGGCCGCCATTAAAGCGATGAAGAAAAGCGGAAGGCTCAAGTACGATCATGTGGACGTGGTGATATTTGCAGGAGATGGTGGAACATACGATATAGGGTTCCAAGCGCTCAGCGGCATGGTCGAGAGGGGGCACGATATACTGTATATACTGTACGATAACGAGGCGTACATGAATACCGGAATACAGAGATCCGGTGGGACTCCGAGGTTTGCATGGACAACTACTACACCGATCGGTAACGTTCTACCGGGTAAAATGGAGCACAAGAAGCCGATAGCGGAGATCATGGTGGCGCACAGGGCATCTTACGTGGCAACAGCCACTCCTGCACATTGGATGGACCTCATGAAGAAGGTGAGAAAGGGCATCGAAGTGAATGGACCAGCATTCATACACGCGCTGAGTAGCTGTGACCGGGGATGGAGGCACGAAGAATCAGTGTCGTTAGAGGTATTAAGGAGAGCCGTTGACACGTGTTACTTCCCGCTTTGGGAGTGGAGCCCTGAAACCGGCTATTTACTAACAGATAGAAGCCTCGTAATAGCTAGAAACCCGAACCTCAAGCAGCCGATTGAAAAATTCCTAGAGCTACAGGGCAGGTTCAGACACCTACTCAGGCCAGAAAACAAGGAGCTAGTGAAGCAACTACAAGAGTACGTTAACGCAATGTGGGAGGACGTGCTAAGAAGGGCGAGTAACGCTCCGCGGTAGCGCGTAGTGCAGGATCTCTGCTCACTTTTTAAAAACAACTTCCTAGTGGTAGGTGTTGGCTCCCCTCTACGGAGCGATGACCAAGCTGGTTTACTGTTTTGTAAAGAGCTCTCCAAGCGGGGATTTGACTGCCTAGAGTGCGAGTATGGCATTGAAAACTGCTTCAACGAGATCTTGGAGAAAAAGCCGAGCACGCTGATAGTAGTTGATGCCGCGTTGTTCGAAGGCGGTAATCCAGGAAACATCATCGTAGCACCGGAAGACAGCATTTTAGCGGGGTCTTTGATGATCTCAACGCACACAATCCCGATTAGCGTGGTGATAAACCTGCTGAAGTCCATGAACGCCGTTAAAAGAGTTTACTTGGTTGGCATATATCCCGGAACGCTTGAACTTGGAACGGCCGTTTCACGAGAGGTCACAAGAGCCATTGAAGACCTCGTAGACAACGTGGAAGAGTGCGTCATAAAAGCTAATAAAGAAGAGCAAGCATTGCGGGAACCAGCGCCAGAGCCTTAAGGGCTACTCTTAAATGCTCGTCAAAGTCGCTAGGCACTACTACGCCTAGCTTAAAGAGCGCGCTTATAAAGGGCACCGGCACAAAATACCTCGTTTTCCTCGAGAACTCGGTAATGAGCCGTTCTAGAGCGTTCTTCACGCGGAAAACCCTTGCATAATACCCACTGTAGTCTTGTAAGCGGTAGTCGTCGACGCACTTGGCTAGTATAGGGGACAGCTTGAATATATAGTACAGCCCCCCACCGGTATAGGGCTTTGTAAGGGGTACTGAGTCCCCGTGGAAAACCATACTACTACACACTACTGGGTTTTCGAGCGGCGAGTGAATGGGTATTAAACCGCCAAACTTCTCGCCGATACTTGTAACTTTAATACCAAGCCTCTTCTCGGCCAGCGAGAAAACGTGCATTCCCTTAGGGGCCTTCGAGGCCAAGCCGATCTTCACCGTGTCCTTGTCTAAAGGTATGATCCAGGAGAAGAACGTGGGAGTGAGCTCGGAGAAAATTACTATCAATGTATCGTCGGGAACCGTGTTTGAGGTTCTCGCTACAACTTGCAGTCCGTGAACGTAGTTAGGAGTCTTCCCAATTAGCGTTCTCCTAAAGAGGCTTCCAGCGCCGTCAGCGATTATCAGCGTTTCGAACTCGATAACTTGACCTCCGGCCTTAACCCTGCGGGCCTCGTAGGGTAGGGCCCTGGTTTTCAAGAGAACTCTATGCCCGAGCGACTCGACTTTACTCGCAAGGACCTCCTCTAGTAGTTGCCTATTCACATGGAAAGCCATCGGGACCTTCGAGGATAAGACATACTTCCTACTCGGCGTAATGAACACTATGTTCTTGTATGAGTGGTCAACGAGGTTAGGAGAGATCTTAGCTAGTTCCCCGGCCACGAGGCCTCCTACAATGCCTGCACAGTGTTTAGGAGAGCCTACTTTTTCGTGCTCTTCTATAATGGTTACTTCGCGTTTACGCGTGCAGAAGGCAGTGTATAGGCCTGCAGGACCTCCTCCAACAACTACGACATCGTGTTTTCTCATCCCCTTTCCTCGTAGTCCCTACTCGCATACTTCATATTGTAGCGGGATGCCTTAAGCATTTTAACGATATGCCCGAAAGTACTGTAAGGATCTCCTTTCGTACCGCACGTGTATACGTCCACCGTCGCGAACCTGTATTCGGGCCACGTATGTACACTAACATGGCTTTCAAGGATCACGGCTACTACGCTAACCCCCGGGTGTATTTTCCAGGCCTTGACATCGAGTAATGTAAACCCGCCGACCTTTACAGCATCTCTAACGACTCTTACGAGGTATTCCTCGTCCATTAGTAACTCCGGGTCGCAGCCGTACAGCTCTCCGTAAACATGCCTACCCACAACTTTCTTCTGGGTAAGCACCTCCATTTTACTCACCTAATAAAAATTCCCCCTTGGCAACTTATAAATTTTCCCCCCTACCCCTTAGCAGGGAAGTGGGTGCCCCTTCATCTAAAGGCCATTTTAAGAACTAGCTTAAACACGCACCCGTTAAATATGGGTATCCAGGAATAACTTGCGAGGAGGGAGGGGTGGTTTAAAAATATACTGAAAGGGGTTGACATTTACTAGGCTACTCTTCACCCTCTACCTCTAGCTCTGGAGGAGTTTCCATTGGTTTTGCCTCTACCCTACTCCTAATAAAGTTTGTTATTTCAAGCGCGTCTTCGCGGGATACGTGCCTTGCTACCTGCACTACCTTACTTAGTTGCTCTGTTAAAGCGTCTTCAACGCTTCTACCGGCTAGTTCTAGTTTAGCTTTGTCAAATATTGCCGGTATTGGTTCCACCACAGCGGCCTTCTTCAGTACAATGATGTTCTCATCGACTTGTAGCGCGATAGCGGCACCTACTTCTCTCTCCCCTACTTTGATAACGTACACTAGGTCTCCGTCTAGTGTTTCTCCTAGTTTACCAATAGCAAACTTAACTACTCCAACCGCTAGTTCTGGTGCTCTTAATATAAAATTTTTTAAGGTCTCTTCGAAGGTCTCCGGCGGTATTCTCTTATAGATCTCTACTCTCAGTGTATCCCACTTCCACGTAAGGGCCTTGCTAACCTCATCCACGTCGTATTCAATAGTTATTCTGACAACGTCGAGCTTATCCACCTTGAGTTCCTCAACGAGAAGTGTGAAAAGTGCACGATTCAGTGTAGCTATGTAGTACGCTATTTTATTGGCAAACTCCTTGTCCCTTTTAACGTAATCTTTCAGCTGAGCGAACACCGTTTTCCTCAACTTGTCAGCGTAACCTGCAGCCAGGACGAGGCCTGATCGGAGCGTCGGCATCGCGTACCCCAATTTACATAATCCCGCAATACTGAATATATAACTTTACTTCCAGGTTACTTCCAGGAAAACCGCGTTCGTGGTGACCACTACCTGCAACTGCGGTAAATCTCGGTAGAAAACGTCAAGGAAACTGCTAGTTAGGGCATAGCAGGCAATTGTCCCCGACTCCTCTCCGCGAGGATTTTTCTAAGCCTTGCTTTGTCCCTCTCATACGTTCTGAATGCCGGTAACCATAAAAGTGCACAGGGTACCCAGAACAAGCTCACCGCTATCAACCCATAAAGCATGTTCACGGGCTCGCCCACCCCCATACCGAGGAAGTAAACCATGAAACCACTCGCAATGGTTGGCCCGAAAGCTGAGCCTATGTTATCCGTTATATTGAATATGCCGAATACTGTTCCTCTATGTTCTGGCAATGAGACCTCGCTCAGAACGGCCGGCACGTTGGGAGCGGCGAATGTTACGAAGATCATCCCGAACAATCCAAGTAGCAATACCGGTAGCAGGGCCGCGAAGGATTCATCTCCGTGAGGGTACGGGTACTTGAGTAGCGCTATCATGGTCAGCGTTCCGAGTAGTATGCCCGTGAAGGGGACCATGAGCCTCGCGTTCAAGACCCTCCTTTGCAGCCTATCAGTCAGTAACCCCCCGATAAAGTAGCCGATCATCATGCCCATGCCCGCGGTGAACACGATCAACGTAGCCGTCCCCTCCGACAGGCCCCAGACTTCATGGAAAAATGTAGGAGCCCAGTAGGGTATGGCCCCCCATGGAAAGGTTCCGGGCACTCCTTGCAAGTATATGAATATAAGGGTTGGAGTCGATAGGAGCGCTCCCGTGAATTCCTTTAGGTTTATTCTAAACCTGTACTCCACGCCCATCTCGTACAGCTTCCTTACCTCCGGCTCAGCATAGCCTAGCTTCACCTCCTTCACGAGGAGGAGAAAGAGCGGGGTGAGTATGAAGTTCGGCGTTGCGGCAACCAGGAACGGTACTCTCCAAGAGAGATTGGCTGATAGCACCACGCCCGCCATCAGCATTCCTAGCAAAACGCCGAAGCCACTGCTGAAATTGTATATTGCATAACCTCTACCCCGTTCCTCGGGACGGTACAGATCAGCTACTAGTGCCCTAGCTACGGGGGCAGCACCATTTATACCGATACCCGTAAGCGCCCTGAGGAACAGTAATTCGTAGTAGTTTTTAGTGAACCCCGTGAGGAAGCAGGGTATCTCGCCCACGAGAACGGTGAGCGCGAAGAGAGACCTTCTACTCAGCTTGTCGGCTAGATACCCCCATATAAACGTGGTAGCTATGCCTGTTAGGACGGGTATTGTACCCACCAGGCCAGCGTAGTAATACCAGTCCTCCTCGCTGCCGACGATCATCCCCTCATTTCTCAGGGTGGAGAGCATGGGTGCAACTAGGTTCTGGTCAGCATATAGCCACATTAGTGAAAGCACGAGTAAACAGACCACGAGCCCTCTACGCAATGAGCACACCCATAGAAACAGTAATTACCCCCGGGGAGGCTGTTACTGCGCGTAGAGCAGTTCTTCAGGGAT
The Desulfurococcaceae archaeon DNA segment above includes these coding regions:
- a CDS encoding thiamine pyrophosphate-dependent enzyme, with translation MVVKTLPEVPVKRGEPPYKIWIFEPGERKEIPLIFNLRQLAEQKRPAILPGHRLCAGCTAPLVVKLASFAFRGPTIVVSPTGCLEVSTTIYPYTSWAVPWIHNAFENAAATASGIEAAIKAMKKSGRLKYDHVDVVIFAGDGGTYDIGFQALSGMVERGHDILYILYDNEAYMNTGIQRSGGTPRFAWTTTTPIGNVLPGKMEHKKPIAEIMVAHRASYVATATPAHWMDLMKKVRKGIEVNGPAFIHALSSCDRGWRHEESVSLEVLRRAVDTCYFPLWEWSPETGYLLTDRSLVIARNPNLKQPIEKFLELQGRFRHLLRPENKELVKQLQEYVNAMWEDVLRRASNAPR
- a CDS encoding hydrogenase maturation protease → MVGVGSPLRSDDQAGLLFCKELSKRGFDCLECEYGIENCFNEILEKKPSTLIVVDAALFEGGNPGNIIVAPEDSILAGSLMISTHTIPISVVINLLKSMNAVKRVYLVGIYPGTLELGTAVSREVTRAIEDLVDNVEECVIKANKEEQALREPAPEP
- a CDS encoding NAD(P)/FAD-dependent oxidoreductase — its product is MRKHDVVVVGGGPAGLYTAFCTRKREVTIIEEHEKVGSPKHCAGIVGGLVAGELAKISPNLVDHSYKNIVFITPSRKYVLSSKVPMAFHVNRQLLEEVLASKVESLGHRVLLKTRALPYEARRVKAGGQVIEFETLIIADGAGSLFRRTLIGKTPNYVHGLQVVARTSNTVPDDTLIVIFSELTPTFFSWIIPLDKDTVKIGLASKAPKGMHVFSLAEKRLGIKVTSIGEKFGGLIPIHSPLENPVVCSSMVFHGDSVPLTKPYTGGGLYYIFKLSPILAKCVDDYRLQDYSGYYARVFRVKNALERLITEFSRKTRYFVPVPFISALFKLGVVVPSDFDEHLRVALKALALVPAMLALLY
- the speD gene encoding adenosylmethionine decarboxylase, encoding MEVLTQKKVVGRHVYGELYGCDPELLMDEEYLVRVVRDAVKVGGFTLLDVKAWKIHPGVSVVAVILESHVSVHTWPEYRFATVDVYTCGTKGDPYSTFGHIVKMLKASRYNMKYASRDYEERG
- a CDS encoding DUF2258 domain-containing protein, with protein sequence MPTLRSGLVLAAGYADKLRKTVFAQLKDYVKRDKEFANKIAYYIATLNRALFTLLVEELKVDKLDVVRITIEYDVDEVSKALTWKWDTLRVEIYKRIPPETFEETLKNFILRAPELAVGVVKFAIGKLGETLDGDLVYVIKVGEREVGAAIALQVDENIIVLKKAAVVEPIPAIFDKAKLELAGRSVEDALTEQLSKVVQVARHVSREDALEITNFIRSRVEAKPMETPPELEVEGEE
- a CDS encoding MFS transporter; the protein is MCSLRRGLVVCLLVLSLMWLYADQNLVAPMLSTLRNEGMIVGSEEDWYYYAGLVGTIPVLTGIATTFIWGYLADKLSRRSLFALTVLVGEIPCFLTGFTKNYYELLFLRALTGIGINGAAPVARALVADLYRPEERGRGYAIYNFSSGFGVLLGMLMAGVVLSANLSWRVPFLVAATPNFILTPLFLLLVKEVKLGYAEPEVRKLYEMGVEYRFRINLKEFTGALLSTPTLIFIYLQGVPGTFPWGAIPYWAPTFFHEVWGLSEGTATLIVFTAGMGMMIGYFIGGLLTDRLQRRVLNARLMVPFTGILLGTLTMIALLKYPYPHGDESFAALLPVLLLGLFGMIFVTFAAPNVPAVLSEVSLPEHRGTVFGIFNITDNIGSAFGPTIASGFMVYFLGMGVGEPVNMLYGLIAVSLFWVPCALLWLPAFRTYERDKARLRKILAERSRGQLPAMP